One Ricinus communis isolate WT05 ecotype wild-type chromosome 7, ASM1957865v1, whole genome shotgun sequence genomic region harbors:
- the LOC8283458 gene encoding probable E3 ubiquitin-protein ligase XERICO, whose product MGLSSFPSAAEGVLPVLVMNTVLSVALFKNWVRALLQVVMGANYWVPQYYYEQDRPDVFSQDNARRERRISITQFKSMGAAIGTSRSSSSTVECCVCLCGFEEDEEVSELSCKHFFHKGCLDKWFDNKHSTCPLCRSIL is encoded by the coding sequence TCCTAGTGCAGCTGAAGGAGTGTTACCAGTACTGGTAATGAACACAGTTTTATCAGTTGCTTTGTTCAAGAACTGGGTCAGGGCTTTGCTTCAAGTAGTGATGGGTGCTAATTATTGGGTTCCACAATATTATTATGAGCAAGACCGCCCAGATGTGTTTTCCCAAGATAATGCAAGAAGGGAGAGAAGAATATCAATAACCCAGTTCAAGTCCATGGGTGCTGCTATTGGTACCAGTAGGAGTAGCAGTAGTACAGTGGAATGTTGTGTATGTTTATGTGGGTTTGAAGAGGATGAGGAGGTGAGCGAGCTGTCCTGCAAGCATTTTTTCCATAAAGGGTGCCTGGACAAGTGGTTTGATAATAAACATAGTACTTGTCCTCTTTGTCGATCTATTCTTTAG